ATATATGAAAATGTTATGAGAAGGGTTAGGGAGTCCAGCTGTTACCACCTCTGAAACAGGAAGGGGTAGGCCCATACCTCCACTAAACAGAGTAGGCTGAAATAGCCGCTGATCTTgcgtcagttttgcatttcccccactaatggttaaggttaggattgggggagggggaaATGATCCTAGAGCTGTGTCTAGACTTCACCCCGGGTGGAGCCTTTCTAACAAACACAGGCAAGTCCCTGCTTTGACTGTTGATTAGCGGACTTCATTTTATGTTTAGAGTTGTCAATCTCAAAAAAAAAGCACTATAATGCAAGAATGCTTTTGTAGAAAACATGCAAGTTAGCCTACATCTGCAAAATGTTGAAAGACTCCAGTCCACCTCCCAATGACAAACATGATCTATTGCGGAACAAATGAAGGAATTACACTACGCTGACACTGTAAGTAATGCCGCAGTCCCACATTGACTCAGAACCTTTCCTCAGGATGAAGACTTAAAACAAATATATACCACACTCATACCGAAATAATCCAATACCATTTCATGTTGACTGTATAGATAGATAAAATCATACATTTAGTTTTGACAAAATACATTAGTTGTATTTTATACATACACGTAATCTTTCCACACTGAGCTGTCTGCAGTCTACTGTAGGTGACAAGTAAAACCAATGCCCTCCAGAGTGTTTAGTTCAGTGAATGGGAGATGATGGATTGGTTTTGCAGGGGATCAATGACATCAACTACATCCAATGAAAACCCCAAAACTGAAATCAAGAAAAGTGAATAAAGACAACCAAAAGCACTGATTTTCAGACAATGCAGTTGGGTTTGAGTGTGGGAACAGCCATTGACATAGAAATAGGCTGTGTAGTGTTTATGTAGTCTAGTGCCGCTACTGTTTATAGACATCCAGGTTCAGGTGTAGCTTCGGTGCCCATCCCCAATCAACTGTGTCTTCTCACTGGCATTAGTTGGCTGGTGCACAACCGGAGTGTCCACATCTAGGATTAAACAACAGTGTGAATAATGACACAGAGAATCCCTACAATATCAGATGATCAGCATAGATACATTTGTCCTTCTTATTGTGGTATTTTCTCTCAttctgttcagggacacattgatGTTAAACTATTTAACGATATGTTTTAgtttgtttgttgtttgcagAAGATGTAAAGGTATGTTTAGAAATTGTTTGTTCATCTATTATTTTCCTAAGAGGTTATAGGAAATGGTTCTGACTGGCACAAGAAGGATGTATCGCATCAACACAAATCTAGCACATCTACTTGTTGTTGAAACTGCGGGGAGACATTTACACATTGTACATAATTACTCCTTAACTTCCCATAATTGATGAGTTGTCCAAAAACAATTAGCTATTTATCCGGCTACACTGCTTTCCATACATTTTTGAACATGTAATGAACTAACATTCACAGTGAGAATTGTAATTTATAAACAGAGATTTTTTCTCTATCAGCTGTACCTAAATGGATGTTATATGAATATTGTGCTGTTGAAATTGTAGCGGCTAGGGTAGCTATGAGTTTCTTAAGTCTGGTCATACTTTGTTGTGTATGTGGGCGGTAGTCATGAACTTTCACTTCCCTCCATGATGGTGTAAAGTAAGCTCACCTTACATGTGGGGATTGGTCATCAATTCCTTCTTGTGAAGTGTGTTAGTGGTGTAACGGGACCATCTGTCTGCTGGTGCTTGCAAGCAGTACACTTTAACTATATGAGTTGTTGTTCCCTTTGCCCCATGCCCTCCTCAAgtgtgaaatgcttgtgtgtgtgagcctgtgtgtgtttatgggtgtgtgtatttgtgtatgtgtgtgtgtgtgtgtgtgtgcatgtgtgtgtgtgtgccctcacTGAGTGTGTCCCCTCACCAGTCTCCATGTCGTATTGGATCTCCTCCTCCAGGTCTTCAGGGGAGACATAGCTGTCTGTTCCCTCTCCAGGAGGCATGGGCTTCAGCTTCCCACAGCAGCagttacagcagcagcacagGCAGAAGCAGCAGTAGCACCCCGTTATCACGCCACACAGGGCAAAGAGACCCTGACAGGAGATAGATATAGGTTAACACAACACAAAGAAACCAACATGCAATCATCAACTAAtgcacacacagacgtacacacagacaaccacacacacatgcagggacTCACAGCAAATCATCCAGGGACTCTGTATGATTGTGACGGCTCACCTTAGCCCACCAGGTAGAGAGCATGAAGTAAGTGTTGACATTCTCCTCTCCGAACTGCTGGGCCACGTAAAGGCCAAGGGAGCCGTAGCTGTCATAGATGTTTCTCTTTGTGATGTCTGACAGAATGGAATTCGCGCTATTGAGCTCCTTGAATTTCTCTGCCGTCTCTGGGTTGTCAGGGTTCTTGTCCGGGTGGTATCTCAGAGCTAATTTTCTGAAAGGCGTTCAAAAGTAAATCAATGAACACACAATAATATCAAAAATCAGGGTAGAAAATGGACGGCAGAACTTGGTGAACCTCTCGCTTGTGGTTTCAGAAACTGGATGAGAGATAATGTGCAAAGATAAAGGTTGTATTATCTGTTGGCTGGTCTTTCATTGACATATCTAGACACACCCTTGTTTGTATAGGTTAGTTAATGTACCATTTGATCAGCTCTGCTGGAGCTAAGTCCACTGCCCCATCTAGTGTCTGGCAGAAGACAACAGAGAGGAGATGTGGTGTCTGATGAGTTGAGCGAACATGCTcctaaaatgtatgttttttgtaTTATAAACTACTTCAAAGATAGTGATGTTCATAAAAATGGCTAATTCATTCAAGATACTGAATGAATACAGTTCAGAGAATATAAAACATGAATATCATTAGGGGTTATTTGTGTCTGCATTTAATAATATCATGTCAGGTACCATTTCCAACAAAATAGGTCATAGGGGCATAACACATACACTCCcctatgtatttatttggacaagAAGATAAAGATAAGATGAGATGAAGATAAaacttttaatttggctctatactccagcattttggatttgagatcaaatgtttttttatgaAGCGACAtcacagaatgtcaccttttatttgagggtatgttcatacatatctgtttactGTTTAGAAATGGAAGAACTTTATGTATCTAGACCCCAATTTGAAGTTGTCATAAGTATTTGAACAAATTCACTTAGTGTACTACATTTAGttaaaagtgtagtatttggttcCATATTCCTAGCACTGCAATGGAAAATGTGATTCTTCCTGGTATGAGTGTCTACAGTATAACATAATATCTTCCCAACATCTCATGTGGAATACAgtatatgatacctataaactgagtgtacaaaacattacgaacaccttcctaatattcagttgcaaccccccttttgccctaagaacagcctcaattcgtcggggcatggactttacaaggtgtcga
This DNA window, taken from Oncorhynchus tshawytscha isolate Ot180627B linkage group LG10, Otsh_v2.0, whole genome shotgun sequence, encodes the following:
- the LOC112259599 gene encoding dnaJ homolog subfamily C member 5-like — translated: MSEPRQRSLSTTGESLYQVLGLEKGCNQDDIKKSYRKLALRYHPDKNPDNPETAEKFKELNSANSILSDITKRNIYDSYGSLGLYVAQQFGEENVNTYFMLSTWWAKGLFALCGVITGCYCCFCLCCCCNCCCGKLKPMPPGEGTDSYVSPEDLEEEIQYDMETDVDTPVVHQPTNASEKTQLIGDGHRSYT